Proteins from one Microbacterium faecale genomic window:
- a CDS encoding ATP-dependent Clp protease proteolytic subunit, producing MPQPLMAQSVFDQLLKDRIIWLGSEVRDENANEICAKILLLAAEDSTKDIYLYINSPGGSITAGMAIYDTMQFVPNDIVTVGIGMAASMGQLLLTSGTKGKRYITPNARVLLHQPHGGFGGTASDIQTQAELIVSMKNRLAEITAAQTGKTVEQINEDGDRDHWFTAPEALEYGFVDHIRESASDVAGGGGTERESN from the coding sequence ATGCCTCAACCCCTCATGGCACAGAGTGTCTTCGATCAGTTGCTGAAGGACCGCATCATCTGGCTGGGCTCAGAGGTGCGCGACGAGAACGCGAACGAGATCTGCGCGAAGATCCTCCTGCTCGCAGCCGAGGACTCGACGAAGGACATCTACCTTTACATCAACTCGCCCGGCGGTTCGATCACCGCGGGGATGGCCATCTACGACACCATGCAGTTCGTGCCGAACGACATCGTGACGGTCGGCATCGGCATGGCCGCGTCGATGGGCCAGCTGCTGCTCACCAGCGGCACGAAGGGCAAGCGCTACATCACGCCGAACGCCCGCGTGCTCCTGCACCAGCCGCACGGCGGTTTCGGCGGCACGGCGAGTGACATCCAGACGCAGGCGGAACTCATCGTGTCGATGAAGAACCGCCTCGCCGAGATCACGGCGGCCCAGACCGGCAAGACCGTCGAGCAGATCAACGAGGACGGCGACCGTGACCACTGGTTCACGGCACCGGAAGCCCTCGAATACGGATTCGTCGACCACATCCGCGAGAGCGCGAGCGACGTCGCCGGTGGCGGCGGCACCGAGCGTGAGTCGAACTGA
- the tig gene encoding trigger factor has product MVNNTVEKLSPTRVKLHITVTPEELKPSIDHAYEHIARDVEIPGFRKGKVPAPIIDQRVGRGAVIEHAVNEGLDRFFREAVSENELQVLGQPSADVTTWPAEKDFSGDLVVDIEVDVAPEFEVPDLENLKVTVDAIEVDDAAIDTELDELRARFGTLVPVDRPATTGDFVELDLIASIDDAEVDRAEGVSYEIGSGQLLEGTDEALDSLTAGEETTFRTTLVGGDHAGEEAEVQITLKAVKERELPEADDDFAQMASEFDTIGELRESLADQAKQKGSFSQGSAARDKLVEQLLETVELPIPASLIEDEVHRHLEQENRLEDDEHRAEVTEASEKQFRTQILFDRIAKDLKVEVSQDEFTQYLIQASSQYGMSPQDFIQALQQGNQLQAVMGDVARNKAIAVVLGKAEVVDTNGDPVELEGFAATEDETDEAADADDADAPSEEAADEAK; this is encoded by the coding sequence ATGGTGAACAACACCGTCGAGAAGCTCAGCCCGACCCGGGTGAAGCTGCACATCACGGTCACCCCCGAGGAGCTCAAGCCGAGCATCGATCACGCGTACGAGCACATCGCGCGCGACGTCGAGATCCCCGGCTTCCGTAAGGGCAAGGTTCCCGCGCCGATCATCGATCAGCGCGTCGGGCGCGGTGCCGTCATCGAGCACGCCGTCAACGAAGGGCTCGACCGCTTCTTCCGCGAGGCCGTGTCGGAAAATGAGCTGCAGGTGCTCGGCCAGCCGAGCGCTGATGTGACCACGTGGCCCGCGGAGAAGGACTTCTCCGGCGACCTCGTGGTCGACATCGAGGTCGACGTCGCACCTGAGTTCGAGGTGCCGGACCTGGAGAACCTGAAGGTCACGGTTGACGCGATCGAGGTCGACGACGCCGCGATCGACACGGAGCTCGACGAGCTGCGCGCCCGCTTCGGCACGCTCGTGCCGGTTGATCGTCCGGCCACGACCGGTGACTTCGTCGAGCTCGACCTCATCGCGTCGATCGATGACGCCGAGGTGGACCGCGCCGAGGGCGTGTCGTACGAGATCGGATCGGGTCAGCTGCTCGAGGGCACAGACGAGGCTCTCGACTCGCTTACGGCTGGCGAGGAGACGACCTTCCGCACGACGCTCGTCGGTGGCGACCACGCCGGCGAAGAGGCCGAGGTGCAGATCACGTTGAAGGCCGTCAAGGAGCGCGAGCTTCCTGAGGCCGACGACGATTTCGCCCAGATGGCGAGCGAGTTCGACACGATCGGCGAGCTGCGCGAGTCGCTGGCCGACCAGGCCAAGCAGAAGGGCTCCTTCTCGCAGGGATCCGCCGCACGCGACAAGCTTGTCGAGCAGCTCCTCGAGACCGTCGAGCTGCCGATCCCGGCCAGCCTCATCGAGGACGAGGTGCACCGTCACCTCGAGCAGGAGAATCGACTCGAGGACGACGAGCACCGCGCCGAGGTGACGGAGGCGAGCGAGAAGCAGTTCCGCACCCAGATCCTCTTCGACCGCATCGCGAAGGACCTGAAGGTTGAGGTCTCGCAGGACGAGTTCACGCAGTACCTCATCCAGGCGTCGAGCCAGTACGGCATGAGCCCGCAGGACTTCATCCAGGCGCTTCAGCAGGGCAACCAGCTGCAGGCCGTCATGGGCGATGTCGCGCGGAACAAGGCCATCGCGGTCGTCCTCGGCAAGGCCGAGGTCGTCGACACCAACGGTGACCCGGTCGAGCTCGAGGGCTTCGCAGCCACCGAGGACGAGACGGACGAGGCCGCGGATGCGGACGACGCAGACGCTCCGTCCGAGGAGGCCGCCGACGAGGCCAAGTAA
- a CDS encoding gamma carbonic anhydrase family protein: protein MTISPHATVRALADDVPELADDVLLAEGARIIGRVTMAAGSSAWCNAVLRGDVASITIGRGSNVQDNVSVHVDAGHPVVLGEYVSVGHNAVVHGCEIGDGSLIGMGSVILSGARIGESCLVAGGAVVLSGAQIPPRSLVAGVPAKVRRELTDEEVAGLRDNAERYLEYSAQHAASL from the coding sequence ATGACGATCTCACCCCATGCCACGGTTCGCGCGCTCGCTGACGACGTTCCCGAGCTTGCCGATGACGTCCTCCTCGCCGAGGGGGCTCGCATCATCGGTCGCGTCACGATGGCCGCCGGATCGAGCGCGTGGTGTAACGCCGTGCTTCGCGGTGACGTCGCGTCGATCACGATCGGTCGCGGGTCGAACGTGCAGGACAACGTTTCGGTCCACGTCGATGCGGGTCACCCGGTCGTGCTGGGAGAGTACGTGTCGGTCGGACACAACGCGGTCGTCCACGGGTGCGAGATCGGTGACGGCTCGCTGATCGGGATGGGAAGCGTGATCCTGTCGGGTGCGCGGATCGGCGAATCGTGTCTCGTCGCGGGAGGCGCGGTCGTCCTCTCCGGTGCCCAGATCCCTCCGCGCTCGCTCGTCGCGGGTGTTCCGGCGAAGGTGCGGCGCGAGCTGACAGATGAGGAGGTGGCGGGCCTGCGGGACAACGCCGAGCGGTACCTCGAATACTCGGCGCAGCACGCCGCGTCTCTGTGA
- a CDS encoding Dps family protein has product MATTVKTTASNATAASSTSQFLAPVVLGLQALTINGKQAHWHVRGANFIGVHEFLDTLVAHAGGWADEAAERIVALGLPLDARAERVGEKGATTGAPAGFAHSDEVVAGIIADIDRVIADLDAAIEGLDETDLTSQDIAIGIKSGLEKDRWFLFSHIAE; this is encoded by the coding sequence ATGGCCACCACAGTCAAAACCACCGCTTCCAACGCGACCGCTGCGTCGAGCACCTCACAGTTCCTCGCACCCGTCGTCCTCGGCCTCCAGGCGCTCACGATCAACGGCAAGCAGGCGCACTGGCATGTCCGCGGCGCAAACTTCATCGGCGTGCACGAGTTCCTCGACACGCTCGTCGCGCACGCCGGCGGCTGGGCCGACGAGGCCGCCGAGCGGATCGTCGCGCTCGGTCTCCCCCTCGACGCCCGCGCAGAGCGCGTCGGTGAGAAGGGCGCGACCACCGGTGCGCCCGCGGGCTTCGCCCACTCGGATGAGGTCGTCGCGGGCATCATCGCCGACATTGACCGCGTGATCGCCGACCTCGACGCCGCAATCGAGGGGCTTGACGAAACGGACCTGACGAGCCAGGACATCGCCATCGGGATCAAGTCGGGTCTCGAGAAGGATCGCTGGTTCCTGTTCTCGCACATCGCTGAGTAA
- a CDS encoding amidohydrolase → MNFGSVVDVVANARIAGEGRDLIAHPDVERDGLFDLWLADGRIVDIAPAGNLRRRGAVLDVEGSWVVPGLRDHHVHFVPWALTAERGSVAEASGAIEAARIAATAPVRGDGRRILVGMRDALWADAPSLALLDETTGDVPTYVVNSDLHSLWLNSAAHRCEGIAPDAAGVLREQAAFDVGTRINDVAEEVADAAVERAARRAAARGLVGLSDLDITWNVDAWRRRVDRGWDLLRVAFGVYPEHLDQARAQELETGLALSANGLVTVGPLKVIADGSLGTRTAATTVGYSDQTGRGAMNIGQADLTELLIRAAGAGFATTVHAIGDETATAALDAFATAGVPGRMEHAQLVSPADIPRFARLGVEASVQPQHAIDDRDLTDTLWADQTARAYPLRALRDAGATLLFGSDAPVSPLDPWTQIAAAVFRTDDERASWDSDQAIDVRTALAASTAGGSTDPHVILPGSVADLAIIAHDPLAATRAQLAAMPVHATLLGGRLTHLA, encoded by the coding sequence ATGAACTTCGGATCCGTCGTCGACGTCGTCGCGAACGCCCGCATTGCAGGCGAAGGGCGCGACCTGATCGCCCACCCCGACGTCGAGCGAGACGGCCTCTTCGATCTCTGGCTCGCAGACGGGCGCATCGTCGACATCGCACCGGCCGGGAATCTGCGTCGTCGGGGAGCCGTGCTCGACGTGGAGGGCTCCTGGGTCGTGCCGGGTCTGCGGGATCATCACGTTCACTTCGTGCCGTGGGCCCTCACCGCCGAACGCGGCTCGGTCGCGGAAGCGTCTGGTGCCATCGAAGCGGCTCGGATCGCGGCGACGGCCCCCGTGCGCGGCGACGGTCGGCGGATCCTCGTGGGCATGCGCGACGCGCTGTGGGCGGACGCGCCGTCGCTCGCCCTCCTCGACGAGACGACCGGCGACGTGCCGACGTATGTCGTGAACTCGGACCTCCACTCGCTGTGGCTGAACTCTGCCGCGCACAGGTGCGAGGGCATCGCACCGGACGCCGCCGGGGTCCTGCGCGAGCAGGCCGCGTTCGACGTCGGCACGCGCATCAACGACGTTGCAGAGGAGGTCGCGGACGCCGCTGTGGAGCGGGCCGCGCGACGCGCGGCGGCGCGGGGTCTGGTCGGGCTGAGCGACCTCGACATCACCTGGAACGTCGACGCGTGGCGCCGCCGAGTCGACCGCGGATGGGATCTCCTCCGCGTCGCGTTCGGGGTCTATCCGGAGCACCTGGACCAGGCACGTGCCCAGGAGCTCGAGACGGGGCTCGCGCTGAGCGCGAACGGTCTCGTCACGGTCGGGCCGCTCAAGGTCATCGCCGACGGCTCCCTCGGCACGCGCACGGCGGCGACGACCGTCGGCTACTCAGATCAGACCGGTCGCGGCGCAATGAACATCGGCCAGGCCGACCTGACCGAGCTGCTCATCCGGGCGGCGGGAGCCGGCTTCGCGACGACCGTTCACGCGATCGGTGACGAGACCGCGACCGCCGCGCTCGACGCCTTCGCGACAGCGGGCGTGCCGGGTCGGATGGAACACGCCCAACTGGTGTCGCCGGCGGACATTCCGCGCTTCGCTCGGCTGGGCGTCGAGGCGAGCGTTCAGCCGCAGCACGCGATCGACGACCGCGATCTCACGGACACGCTGTGGGCGGATCAGACCGCGCGTGCGTACCCCCTGCGCGCGTTGCGCGACGCGGGCGCAACGCTGCTGTTCGGATCCGACGCGCCGGTGTCACCGTTGGATCCGTGGACGCAGATCGCCGCCGCCGTGTTCCGGACGGATGACGAGCGCGCGTCGTGGGATTCGGATCAGGCGATCGATGTGCGTACGGCGCTGGCGGCGTCGACGGCGGGCGGCAGTACGGATCCGCACGTCATCCTCCCGGGATCCGTGGCCGATCTCGCGATCATCGCGCATGACCCGCTCGCCGCGACCCGCGCACAGCTGGCGGCGATGCCCGTGCACGCCACGCTGCTCGGCGGACGTCTGACGCACCTGGCGTAG
- a CDS encoding Fpg/Nei family DNA glycosylase encodes MPEGHSVHRIARQFSRNFVGRPIAVSSPQGRFVEGAAILNGREMIDARAVGKQMFLEFEGEVWLRVHLGLYGAWDFAGDILVDATIAAANGRMGQTNQRGTELDEPVFDDAGENSLASIGAPRKTRVHVRMSEQTRDIDDADEWPPPVVGQVRARLMTTEACADLRGPTACVVETPEQIRAVIDRLGPDPLVGDPAENEERFVAAVRRRAVAIGQLLMDQAVVSGIGNVYRAEMLFRAGLDPHTPGKSVPEEIARGLWRDWVALLEIGVQTGQMMTMDGLADDAWRRAMASRDDRHWVYHRAGLPCRVCGTEILLEEMQARKLYWCPTCQE; translated from the coding sequence GTGCCCGAGGGCCACTCCGTCCACCGCATCGCTCGCCAGTTCTCGCGGAACTTCGTCGGGCGCCCCATTGCGGTCTCGAGCCCGCAAGGCCGCTTCGTGGAGGGCGCGGCGATTCTCAACGGACGCGAGATGATCGACGCGCGCGCCGTGGGGAAGCAGATGTTCCTCGAGTTCGAGGGCGAGGTGTGGCTACGCGTGCATCTCGGCCTCTACGGCGCGTGGGATTTTGCCGGGGATATCCTCGTGGATGCGACGATCGCGGCCGCGAACGGACGCATGGGGCAGACCAACCAGCGCGGAACCGAACTCGATGAGCCGGTCTTCGACGACGCCGGAGAGAACTCGCTCGCCTCAATCGGCGCCCCGCGGAAGACCCGCGTGCACGTGCGCATGTCGGAGCAGACCCGCGATATCGACGACGCGGACGAGTGGCCGCCGCCGGTCGTGGGCCAGGTGCGTGCGCGCCTGATGACAACAGAGGCATGCGCGGATCTGCGCGGGCCGACCGCCTGTGTCGTCGAGACGCCGGAACAGATCCGCGCGGTCATCGACCGCCTCGGTCCGGACCCGCTCGTCGGCGACCCCGCCGAGAACGAGGAGCGCTTCGTCGCCGCCGTGCGTCGGCGCGCCGTCGCGATCGGCCAGCTGCTGATGGACCAGGCCGTCGTCAGCGGTATCGGCAATGTCTACCGCGCCGAGATGCTCTTCCGTGCCGGGCTCGACCCCCACACGCCGGGAAAGTCCGTACCGGAAGAGATCGCGCGAGGGCTCTGGCGCGATTGGGTGGCGCTCCTCGAGATCGGTGTGCAGACCGGCCAGATGATGACGATGGACGGCCTGGCCGACGACGCGTGGCGCCGCGCCATGGCGAGTCGCGACGACCGTCACTGGGTGTATCACCGCGCCGGCCTCCCGTGCCGCGTGTGCGGCACGGAGATCCTGCTCGAGGAGATGCAGGCCCGCAAGCTCTACTGGTGCCCGACCTGTCAGGAGTGA
- a CDS encoding ribose-5-phosphate isomerase, with translation MRIHIATDHAGLEFSTDLQRHLLEQGHEVIDHGPTEYDALDDYPAFCIRAAQAVVSDQTAGVTALGVVFGGSGNGEQIAANKVAGVRAALVWNLSTAELAREHNDANVIAIGARQHSVEEVFALVDRFVATPFSDEERHARRIAQVGAFERDGSLLNGPAPRVRS, from the coding sequence ATGCGCATCCACATCGCGACCGACCACGCCGGCCTCGAGTTCTCCACCGATCTGCAGCGACACCTGCTCGAGCAGGGGCACGAGGTCATCGACCACGGCCCCACCGAGTACGACGCCCTCGACGACTATCCGGCCTTCTGCATCCGGGCCGCGCAGGCGGTTGTGTCGGATCAGACCGCGGGCGTGACCGCGCTCGGCGTCGTGTTCGGCGGATCCGGTAACGGCGAGCAGATCGCCGCGAACAAGGTCGCCGGTGTCCGCGCGGCGCTCGTCTGGAATCTCTCGACGGCCGAGTTGGCGCGCGAACACAACGACGCGAACGTCATCGCGATCGGCGCTCGGCAGCACTCCGTCGAGGAGGTCTTCGCGCTCGTCGACCGATTCGTGGCGACGCCGTTCTCTGACGAAGAGCGTCACGCACGACGCATCGCGCAGGTCGGCGCGTTCGAGCGCGACGGCTCCCTGCTGAACGGCCCCGCGCCGCGCGTGCGGAGCTAG
- a CDS encoding ferrochelatase, translated as MSVPADSAVPFASSAARSGAPYVETPVAYDAVLLIGFGGPEGQDDVIPFLRNVTRGRGIPDERLEEVATHYRHFDGVSPINDQNRELQKALQDEIDRRGLALPVYWGNRNWTPMLDDVVRGVYDDGHRTVLGLATSAYSSYSSDRQYREDIARVLGSEEGTGLGEGADPMTIDKVRLFFDHPGFVEPFYEGIRDAVSAWLDAGRPAREIRLLFSTHSVPMADAERSGPPEGDFGPGGAYVAQHRAVAEYLMGRLRDEIPDAAETDWSLVFQSRSGPPSQPWLEPDVNDVIAGLPEDGVTAVAVVPLGFVSDHMEVMWDLDNEAKESAEEAGLAFARTRTPGSHAAYVSGLVDLIEERLNGTPAAARPHVTPLGPWYDVSRAGSDENVRLGFRPAAAGLAP; from the coding sequence ATGAGTGTGCCCGCTGATTCCGCCGTCCCGTTCGCCTCTTCCGCTGCCCGTTCGGGCGCGCCATATGTCGAGACTCCCGTCGCCTATGACGCGGTGCTGCTCATCGGCTTCGGCGGACCCGAGGGGCAGGATGACGTGATCCCATTCCTCCGCAACGTCACGCGCGGGAGGGGGATCCCCGATGAGCGACTCGAAGAGGTCGCGACGCACTACCGCCACTTCGACGGGGTCAGCCCGATCAACGACCAGAACCGCGAGCTGCAGAAGGCGCTGCAAGACGAGATCGACCGCCGCGGTCTCGCTCTTCCCGTCTACTGGGGCAACCGCAACTGGACGCCCATGCTCGACGATGTCGTGCGCGGCGTCTACGACGATGGGCACCGCACCGTGCTCGGCCTCGCTACGAGTGCCTACAGCTCGTACTCGAGTGACCGACAGTACCGCGAGGACATCGCGCGCGTTCTCGGATCCGAGGAGGGCACCGGCCTGGGCGAGGGGGCCGATCCGATGACGATCGACAAGGTGCGCCTCTTTTTCGATCACCCGGGCTTCGTCGAGCCGTTCTACGAGGGCATTCGCGACGCTGTGAGCGCATGGCTCGACGCGGGGCGCCCCGCGCGCGAGATCCGCCTGCTCTTCTCGACCCACTCGGTACCGATGGCCGACGCCGAACGGTCGGGCCCGCCGGAGGGCGACTTCGGGCCGGGTGGCGCTTACGTCGCGCAGCACCGCGCCGTCGCCGAATACCTGATGGGCCGCCTTCGCGACGAGATCCCGGACGCCGCCGAGACCGACTGGTCGCTCGTGTTCCAGTCGCGCTCGGGCCCGCCCTCGCAGCCGTGGCTCGAGCCCGACGTCAACGATGTGATCGCTGGCCTCCCGGAAGACGGGGTCACGGCCGTCGCCGTCGTCCCGCTCGGATTCGTCAGCGACCATATGGAGGTCATGTGGGACCTCGATAACGAGGCGAAGGAATCGGCCGAAGAGGCCGGCCTCGCGTTCGCGCGCACGCGCACGCCCGGCAGCCACGCCGCATACGTCTCGGGTCTCGTCGACCTCATCGAGGAGCGCCTCAACGGCACGCCGGCGGCCGCTCGTCCGCACGTGACGCCGCTCGGCCCCTGGTACGACGTCAGTCGTGCCGGCAGCGACGAGAACGTCCGCCTCGGCTTCCGCCCGGCAGCCGCGGGCCTCGCACCCTAG
- the pepN gene encoding aminopeptidase N, producing MPGENLTRAEAEERRAIVETRSYEVTLDLTKGAEVFGSRSVVRFDATPGAATFIDLIAREVREVTLNGRELAPSDVWADSRIALDGLEESNELIIDADCEYTNTGEGMHRFVDPVDGEVYLYTQFEVPDARRVFAVFEQPDLKATFQFTVSAPTEWKVISNQPTPEPIPHEGGGSATWGFEPTPRISSYITALVAGPYEEFRDELVNSEGRTIPLGVFARKSLWGDLDADEIVRTTKQGFAYYEEKFGVPYPFAKYDQLFVPEFNAGAMENAGCVTFTEVYVFRSKVTDAVRERRVVTILHELAHMWFGDLVTMKWWNDLWLNESFAEWASTMATAEATEWTSAWTTFNAMEKTWAYRQDQLPSTHPVVAEIRDLDDVLVNFDGITYAKGGSVLKQLAAYVGIDEFFAGVGAYFRKHAYQNTTVDDLLTELEATSGRDLQAWSAKWLETAGVNTLTPVIDTDVDGVIRRFAVTQTAPADYPTIRPHRLGIGFYSLQDGALVLTESVETDIDGDLTEVPELVGRNRGDLVLLNDGDLTYAKIRLDSTSLATAIEHIADIADPLARSLVWGAAWDMTRDGEMAARDYIELVLRGIGSETESTTIRTTLGQVRLAAASYVAPETRDAQRRRVADGLWRLLEHADAGSDLQLQLATAFALAASTDEHWDRVAQLRGGDIALDGLDIDHDLSWQLLVSLAAGGKVDRREIARALEEDNTSKGSEMAAQARAALPGHDSKQVEWAALVDSDELPNTVIRSAAAGFVHAASRDDLAGFVGPYFTMVERVWRERTFQIASYLVELLYPAPLANAELRDATREWLREHGDAPAGLRRIIAENLAGVERAIDAQNRDAEADEER from the coding sequence GTGCCTGGAGAGAACCTCACACGCGCCGAGGCAGAAGAGCGCCGTGCGATCGTCGAGACCCGAAGCTATGAGGTCACGCTGGACCTGACCAAGGGTGCCGAGGTATTCGGATCGCGCAGCGTTGTGCGCTTCGACGCGACGCCCGGGGCGGCGACGTTCATCGATCTCATCGCCCGCGAGGTCCGCGAGGTGACCCTCAACGGTCGCGAGCTCGCGCCGTCGGATGTGTGGGCGGATTCCCGCATCGCGCTCGACGGGCTCGAGGAGAGCAACGAGCTCATCATCGACGCCGACTGCGAGTACACCAACACGGGCGAGGGCATGCACCGCTTCGTCGACCCCGTCGACGGGGAGGTGTACCTCTATACGCAGTTCGAAGTTCCCGACGCGCGCCGCGTGTTCGCGGTGTTCGAGCAGCCGGACCTGAAGGCGACATTCCAGTTCACCGTGTCGGCTCCGACGGAGTGGAAGGTCATCTCCAACCAGCCGACGCCGGAGCCGATCCCGCACGAGGGCGGCGGATCGGCCACATGGGGCTTCGAGCCGACGCCGCGCATTTCCTCCTACATCACGGCGCTCGTCGCGGGCCCGTACGAAGAGTTCCGTGACGAGCTCGTCAATAGCGAAGGGCGCACGATCCCGCTCGGCGTGTTCGCCCGCAAGAGCCTCTGGGGCGACCTCGACGCCGACGAGATCGTGAGGACGACCAAGCAGGGCTTCGCCTATTACGAGGAGAAGTTCGGCGTCCCCTACCCGTTCGCCAAGTACGACCAGCTGTTCGTGCCGGAGTTCAATGCGGGAGCCATGGAGAACGCCGGCTGCGTGACGTTCACCGAGGTGTACGTCTTCCGCAGCAAGGTCACCGACGCTGTGCGTGAGCGCCGCGTCGTGACGATCCTGCACGAGCTCGCCCACATGTGGTTCGGCGACCTCGTCACGATGAAGTGGTGGAACGACCTCTGGCTCAACGAGTCGTTCGCCGAGTGGGCGTCGACGATGGCGACCGCCGAGGCGACCGAGTGGACATCCGCGTGGACGACGTTCAACGCGATGGAGAAGACGTGGGCCTACCGGCAGGACCAGCTGCCGTCGACACACCCCGTCGTCGCGGAGATCCGCGACCTCGACGACGTCCTCGTCAACTTCGACGGCATCACCTACGCGAAGGGGGGATCCGTCCTCAAGCAGCTCGCCGCCTACGTCGGGATCGACGAGTTCTTCGCGGGCGTCGGTGCATACTTCCGCAAGCACGCCTATCAGAACACGACCGTCGACGACCTCCTCACGGAGCTCGAGGCGACGAGCGGACGCGACCTGCAGGCGTGGTCCGCGAAGTGGCTCGAGACCGCGGGCGTGAACACGCTCACCCCCGTCATCGACACGGACGTCGACGGCGTCATCCGGCGCTTCGCGGTGACGCAGACGGCTCCCGCTGACTATCCGACAATCCGTCCGCACCGGCTGGGCATCGGCTTCTACTCGTTGCAGGACGGCGCGCTCGTGCTCACCGAGTCGGTCGAGACCGACATCGACGGCGATCTCACCGAAGTGCCGGAGCTCGTGGGCCGCAACCGCGGTGATCTCGTCCTCCTCAACGACGGCGACCTGACGTACGCGAAGATCCGTCTCGATTCCACGAGCCTCGCCACCGCCATCGAGCACATCGCGGACATCGCGGATCCGCTCGCGCGGTCGCTCGTCTGGGGCGCGGCCTGGGACATGACGCGCGACGGTGAGATGGCCGCGCGCGACTACATCGAGCTCGTCCTGCGCGGGATCGGATCCGAGACCGAGTCGACGACGATCCGGACCACCCTCGGGCAGGTGCGACTCGCCGCGGCCTCCTACGTCGCGCCGGAGACACGGGATGCGCAGCGGCGCCGCGTCGCCGACGGACTGTGGCGGCTGCTGGAGCACGCCGACGCGGGAAGCGACCTGCAGCTGCAGCTCGCGACCGCCTTCGCGCTCGCGGCGTCGACCGACGAGCACTGGGATCGCGTCGCGCAGCTGCGCGGTGGCGACATCGCCCTCGACGGCCTCGACATCGACCACGACCTCTCGTGGCAGCTGCTCGTGTCGCTCGCCGCGGGAGGCAAGGTCGATCGCAGGGAGATCGCGCGGGCGCTCGAGGAGGACAACACCTCCAAGGGATCCGAGATGGCCGCGCAAGCGCGCGCCGCTCTGCCGGGCCACGACAGCAAGCAGGTCGAATGGGCCGCGCTCGTCGACAGCGACGAGCTGCCGAACACCGTGATCCGCTCGGCCGCGGCTGGCTTCGTCCACGCCGCCTCGCGTGACGACCTCGCCGGATTCGTCGGACCGTACTTCACCATGGTCGAGCGCGTGTGGCGCGAGCGCACCTTCCAGATCGCGTCATACCTCGTGGAACTGCTCTATCCGGCCCCGCTGGCGAACGCCGAGCTGCGCGACGCGACGCGCGAGTGGCTCCGCGAGCACGGCGACGCCCCCGCCGGACTGCGCCGCATCATCGCCGAGAACCTCGCGGGAGTCGAGCGCGCCATCGACGCGCAGAACCGTGACGCGGAGGCCGACGAAGAGCGATGA
- a CDS encoding globin — MTDAAPTFFEQVGGHDTFRRLVEVFYREVANDPELRDMYPEEDLGPAADRLRLFLEQYWGGPSTYGDTRGHPRLRLRHQPFRITPGARDRWLRAMRVAVDEAELSPLHEATLWDYLERAAFAMVNTFER, encoded by the coding sequence ATGACGGACGCGGCCCCTACGTTCTTCGAGCAGGTCGGCGGACACGACACCTTCCGACGCCTCGTCGAGGTGTTCTACCGCGAGGTCGCCAACGACCCGGAGCTGCGCGACATGTACCCGGAGGAGGATCTCGGCCCCGCCGCCGATCGCCTCCGCCTCTTCCTCGAGCAGTATTGGGGCGGCCCGAGCACCTACGGCGACACGCGCGGCCACCCTCGGCTGCGGCTGCGTCACCAGCCGTTCCGCATCACGCCGGGCGCGCGAGACCGGTGGCTGCGCGCGATGCGAGTCGCGGTCGACGAAGCCGAGCTCTCGCCTCTCCACGAGGCGACGCTGTGGGACTATCTGGAACGCGCGGCCTTCGCGATGGTGAACACGTTCGAGCGTTAG